One genomic window of Microtus ochrogaster isolate Prairie Vole_2 chromosome 21, MicOch1.0, whole genome shotgun sequence includes the following:
- the Fmo5 gene encoding dimethylaniline monooxygenase [N-oxide-forming] 5 isoform X1 → MTRKRIAVIGSGASGLTCIKCCLEEGLEPVCFERSDDIGGLWRFQEIREEGRASIYKSVVINTSKEMMCFSDYPIPDHYPNFMHNSQVLEYFRMYAKEFDLLKYIQFKTTVCSVKKQPDFSTSGQWMVTTECGGKKQEGVFDGVLVCTGHHTDAHLPLECFPGIEKFKGKYFHSRDYKSPVEFTGKRVIVIGIGNSGGDLAVEISHTAKQVFLSTRRGTWVLNRVGKHGYPIDMLISSRLTYYLSKICGSSIKNGYLERQMNQRFNHEMFGLKPKHRALSQHPTINDELPNRIISGLVKVKGNVKEFTETAAIFEDGSREDDIDVVIFATGYSFAFPFLEDSVKVVKNKVSLYKKVFPPNLEKPTLAIIGLIQPLGAIMPISELQGRWATQVFKGLKQLPSQREMLEDINKSREEMEKRYVESQRHTIQGDYVDTMEEIAELLGVRPNLLSLAFTDPRLALKLLLGPCTPVQYRLQGPGKWARARQTILTTEDRMRKPLMTRRVEKDDSGASLMTVHVFVLAVAFFALLLAYF, encoded by the exons ATGACCAGGAAAAGGATCGCTGTAATTGGATCAGGAGCAAGTGGGCTCACCTGCATCAAGTGCTGTCTGGAAGAAGGCTTGGAACCTGTCTGCTTTGAAAGGTCTGATGACATCGGAGGACTGTGGAGGTTCCAG GAAATCCGTGAAGAAGGAAGGGCCAGCATCTACAAGTCTGTGGTCATCAACACCTCTAAGGAAATGATGTGTTTCAGCGACTACCCCATCCCAGACCATTACCCCAACTTCATGCACAACTCCCAGGTCCTCGAGTACTTCAGGATGTATGCTAAAGAATTTGACCTACTAAAATATATCCAGTTCAAG ACCACAGTGTGCAGCGTGAAGAAGCAACCTGATTTCTCTACTTCAGGCCAATGGATGGTGACCACTGAATGTGGAGGGAAAAAGCAGGAAGGTGTCTTCGATGGAGTCCTGGTTTGCACAGGCCATCACACAGATGCTCACCTACCCTTGGAATGCTTTCCTG GAATTGAAAAGTTCAAAGGAAAGTACTTTCACAGCCGAGACTATAAGAGCCCAGTAGAATTCACTGGGAAGAGAGTCATTGTGATTGGCATCGGGAATTCTGGAGGGGATCTGGCTGTGGAGATCAGCCACACAGCCAAGCAG GTCTTCCTCAGTACCAGGAGAGGCACTTGGGTCCTGAACCGCGTGGGGAAACATGGATATCCAATCGATATGCTAATCTCTTCTCGACTTACCTACTATTTGTCAAAGATCTGTGGTTCATCGATAAAAAATGGATATTTGGAAAGACAGATGAACCAAAGGTTTAATCATGAAATGTTTGGCCTGAAGCCCAAACACAG AGCTCTGAGTCAGCACCCAACAATCAACGACGAACTGCCAAACCGCATCATCTCTGGCTTGGTGAAGGTGAAAGGGAACGTGAAGGAATTCACGGAGACAGCTGCCATTTTTGAGGATGGCTCCCGGGAGGACGACATCGATGTCGTCATCTTTGCCACGGGCTACAgttttgcctttccttttcttgaaGATTCTGTCAAAGTTGTCAAAAACAAGGTGTCCTTGTATAAAAAGGTCTTCCCGCCTAACCTGGAAAAGCCAACTCTTGCGATCATCGGATTAATTCAGCCCTTGGGAGCCATTATGCCCATTTCAGAGCTCCAAGGACGCTGGGCCACTCAAGTGTTCAAAG GGCTAAAGCAATTGCCCTCACAAAGGGAAATGCTAGAAGACATAAACAAGAGTcgagaggaaatggagaaaag GTATGTGGAGAGCCAGCGTCATACCATCCAGGGAGACTACGTAGACACCATGGAAGAGATTGCAGAGTTGTTGGGTGTGAGGCCCAACCTTCTGTCTCTGGCCTTCACTGACCCCAGACTGGCACTGAAGTTACTACTGGGACCCTGTACTCCTGTCCAGTATCGCCTACAGGGCCCTGGAAAATGGGCCAGAGCTCGGCAAACTATTCTTACGACCGAAGATCGTATGAGAAAGCCTCTGATGACGAGAAGGGTTGAAAAGGACGATTCTGGGGCTTCACTAATGACAGTACATGTCTTCGTGCTAGCTGTTGCTTTCTTTGCTCTACTCCTGGCTTATTTTTAG
- the Fmo5 gene encoding dimethylaniline monooxygenase [N-oxide-forming] 5 isoform X2: MMCFSDYPIPDHYPNFMHNSQVLEYFRMYAKEFDLLKYIQFKTTVCSVKKQPDFSTSGQWMVTTECGGKKQEGVFDGVLVCTGHHTDAHLPLECFPGIEKFKGKYFHSRDYKSPVEFTGKRVIVIGIGNSGGDLAVEISHTAKQVFLSTRRGTWVLNRVGKHGYPIDMLISSRLTYYLSKICGSSIKNGYLERQMNQRFNHEMFGLKPKHRALSQHPTINDELPNRIISGLVKVKGNVKEFTETAAIFEDGSREDDIDVVIFATGYSFAFPFLEDSVKVVKNKVSLYKKVFPPNLEKPTLAIIGLIQPLGAIMPISELQGRWATQVFKGLKQLPSQREMLEDINKSREEMEKRYVESQRHTIQGDYVDTMEEIAELLGVRPNLLSLAFTDPRLALKLLLGPCTPVQYRLQGPGKWARARQTILTTEDRMRKPLMTRRVEKDDSGASLMTVHVFVLAVAFFALLLAYF, translated from the exons ATGATGTGTTTCAGCGACTACCCCATCCCAGACCATTACCCCAACTTCATGCACAACTCCCAGGTCCTCGAGTACTTCAGGATGTATGCTAAAGAATTTGACCTACTAAAATATATCCAGTTCAAG ACCACAGTGTGCAGCGTGAAGAAGCAACCTGATTTCTCTACTTCAGGCCAATGGATGGTGACCACTGAATGTGGAGGGAAAAAGCAGGAAGGTGTCTTCGATGGAGTCCTGGTTTGCACAGGCCATCACACAGATGCTCACCTACCCTTGGAATGCTTTCCTG GAATTGAAAAGTTCAAAGGAAAGTACTTTCACAGCCGAGACTATAAGAGCCCAGTAGAATTCACTGGGAAGAGAGTCATTGTGATTGGCATCGGGAATTCTGGAGGGGATCTGGCTGTGGAGATCAGCCACACAGCCAAGCAG GTCTTCCTCAGTACCAGGAGAGGCACTTGGGTCCTGAACCGCGTGGGGAAACATGGATATCCAATCGATATGCTAATCTCTTCTCGACTTACCTACTATTTGTCAAAGATCTGTGGTTCATCGATAAAAAATGGATATTTGGAAAGACAGATGAACCAAAGGTTTAATCATGAAATGTTTGGCCTGAAGCCCAAACACAG AGCTCTGAGTCAGCACCCAACAATCAACGACGAACTGCCAAACCGCATCATCTCTGGCTTGGTGAAGGTGAAAGGGAACGTGAAGGAATTCACGGAGACAGCTGCCATTTTTGAGGATGGCTCCCGGGAGGACGACATCGATGTCGTCATCTTTGCCACGGGCTACAgttttgcctttccttttcttgaaGATTCTGTCAAAGTTGTCAAAAACAAGGTGTCCTTGTATAAAAAGGTCTTCCCGCCTAACCTGGAAAAGCCAACTCTTGCGATCATCGGATTAATTCAGCCCTTGGGAGCCATTATGCCCATTTCAGAGCTCCAAGGACGCTGGGCCACTCAAGTGTTCAAAG GGCTAAAGCAATTGCCCTCACAAAGGGAAATGCTAGAAGACATAAACAAGAGTcgagaggaaatggagaaaag GTATGTGGAGAGCCAGCGTCATACCATCCAGGGAGACTACGTAGACACCATGGAAGAGATTGCAGAGTTGTTGGGTGTGAGGCCCAACCTTCTGTCTCTGGCCTTCACTGACCCCAGACTGGCACTGAAGTTACTACTGGGACCCTGTACTCCTGTCCAGTATCGCCTACAGGGCCCTGGAAAATGGGCCAGAGCTCGGCAAACTATTCTTACGACCGAAGATCGTATGAGAAAGCCTCTGATGACGAGAAGGGTTGAAAAGGACGATTCTGGGGCTTCACTAATGACAGTACATGTCTTCGTGCTAGCTGTTGCTTTCTTTGCTCTACTCCTGGCTTATTTTTAG